In the Flavisolibacter tropicus genome, one interval contains:
- a CDS encoding DcaP family trimeric outer membrane transporter, protein MKQVYLKSLLAAIALILLANTLKAQVQTQKEESRRVMDLYGFAMMDAGYNFDQIHPDWFDVIRTTKLPSFKNEFGTNGNTYFSVRQTRFGVKNYFQTGVGELFTQFEFEMFGTGVDAGQTTIRLRHAYGELGKWGAGQYWSPFMDIDVFPNTVEYWGPPGMAFFRNVQLRYMPIKGDTRLTIALERPGASADQGVYAGRIELGNVKPRFKLPDLSAEYRRAFGFGYIELAGIVRRMEWEDLDPTGPDLSGKETGWGFNLSTNVKFGGKAVFRGSVLYGEGVENYMNDAPVDVGIKNNPGNTARPVEGVALPVTGVSAFVDVQWNENFSSSFGYSLVNIDNSDAQAPNAFKKGQYAIGNLMYYPVKNVMMGVEYQFGDRQNFTDGFSSSISKIQASFKFSFSESMYKRD, encoded by the coding sequence ATGAAGCAAGTTTACCTGAAATCGCTGCTGGCAGCGATTGCCCTGATCTTATTAGCCAACACCCTCAAGGCACAGGTGCAGACACAGAAGGAGGAGTCAAGAAGGGTAATGGATCTTTATGGCTTTGCCATGATGGATGCCGGCTATAATTTCGACCAGATCCATCCGGATTGGTTCGATGTTATACGTACTACCAAGCTGCCTTCATTTAAAAACGAGTTTGGCACAAATGGTAATACTTATTTCTCAGTTCGTCAAACCCGCTTTGGCGTGAAGAATTATTTTCAGACAGGAGTGGGTGAATTGTTTACCCAATTTGAGTTTGAAATGTTTGGTACAGGGGTGGATGCCGGACAAACCACCATTCGTTTGCGACATGCCTATGGCGAATTGGGAAAATGGGGCGCCGGTCAATATTGGAGCCCATTCATGGATATTGATGTATTTCCAAATACCGTTGAATATTGGGGCCCTCCTGGTATGGCCTTCTTCCGTAATGTGCAATTGCGTTATATGCCAATAAAGGGTGATACCCGGTTAACCATTGCGCTTGAAAGACCAGGTGCCAGTGCAGACCAGGGGGTTTATGCCGGTCGCATTGAGCTGGGTAATGTTAAGCCTCGATTTAAGCTACCTGACCTTTCAGCCGAATACCGTAGAGCCTTTGGATTTGGTTACATTGAGTTGGCCGGTATTGTGCGCCGTATGGAGTGGGAAGACCTGGATCCTACCGGTCCCGACTTGTCGGGTAAGGAAACCGGATGGGGATTTAACCTCAGTACGAATGTGAAGTTTGGAGGCAAAGCTGTTTTTAGGGGTTCGGTGCTTTATGGAGAAGGTGTTGAGAACTACATGAACGACGCACCGGTAGACGTAGGTATTAAGAATAATCCTGGTAATACGGCAAGACCCGTAGAAGGTGTGGCTTTGCCGGTAACAGGCGTGAGCGCTTTCGTTGATGTTCAATGGAATGAAAATTTCAGCTCTTCATTCGGTTATTCCTTGGTTAATATTGACAATTCGGATGCCCAGGCACCTAATGCATTTAAGAAAGGGCAATACGCTATTGGCAACCTGATGTACTACCCGGTAAAAAATGTAATGATGGGTGTTGAGTACCAGTTTGGTGACCGGCAAAACTTCACTGATGGCTTTAGTAGCTCTATCAGCAAAATACAGGCTTCGTTCAAGTTCAGTTTTTCCGAATCAATGTATAAGAGAGATTGA
- a CDS encoding outer membrane beta-barrel family protein, protein MRFFPLVVLLLLLPFYKVFAQTGGKITGRITVTNENRADVQQVTVALLSAKDSAVIKMTASSKDGAYKLELISNGKYLIAASAVGYKKAFSNAFEISAATQEVRLPVLSLMPVTKSMTAVTVTGKRPPVEQKIDRTVVNVEAAVTNAGASALEVLEKSPGIMVDKDGNISLKGKEGVLVMIDGRPTQLGGADLANLLRNMHASQMDQVEIMTNPPARYDAAGNAGIINIKTKKNKAFGYNGSAAINYVQGKYPKVNESFNFNYREGRVNIFTNLSHSYRKNYERLTIQRNIFNSNNGEVENHFSQRGDKVAEGNAYNAKVGLDFFASKRTTYGFVFNGYSSPSKNFSVNQTDIASAAKELQSITRATVNNKMHWNNASLNLNYRTVLDTTGKELTADLDYMAYNAPYLQTMTNAYYDATGVPFAKADTLLANLPQEINVYGGRVDYLHPLKKGAKLEAGLKTSIVRTDNNAGFDSVQYGNTVHDDKRSNHFLYEENINAAYLNLSGSIAKRLSAQLGLRLENTNATGRQLTTGITFNRHYTQLFPTVYLQYAVNKKNNIGLNFGRRIRRPNYESLNPFIKFIDRYTYSQGNPNLKQQFSNNIEVSHTYKSFLTTTLNYTLTKDILQSVIEQKGREAYSTQANLATLRQFGLAISINNSLTKWWTNSLYINVFNNYFNGIVSNTPITFSATRLAINGSQQWKVSKALTAELSGFYRSAGFDGVIRMKSMGSLSAGLSQNLLKDKGTVRLSVRDIFFTQKARAIVDYGNVDARFQEVRESRVVNLGFTYRFSKGKMGNNKKRNTGSANEEQNRINVQ, encoded by the coding sequence ATGCGCTTCTTTCCTCTTGTGGTCCTATTACTCCTATTGCCTTTTTATAAAGTTTTTGCTCAAACGGGTGGTAAAATAACAGGCCGAATAACAGTGACAAATGAAAATAGGGCTGATGTCCAGCAAGTAACAGTCGCCTTATTAAGCGCCAAAGATTCAGCTGTAATAAAAATGACAGCATCTTCAAAAGATGGCGCTTATAAATTAGAACTTATTTCTAATGGTAAATATTTGATTGCTGCATCTGCAGTGGGGTATAAGAAGGCCTTTTCCAATGCATTCGAAATTTCGGCTGCTACGCAAGAAGTTCGTTTGCCAGTGCTTTCCTTGATGCCTGTAACTAAATCTATGACAGCAGTTACTGTTACTGGTAAACGGCCTCCGGTAGAACAAAAGATCGATCGAACTGTTGTCAATGTTGAAGCTGCAGTTACAAATGCAGGAGCATCTGCACTGGAGGTGCTGGAAAAATCACCAGGCATAATGGTAGATAAAGATGGAAACATAAGCCTAAAGGGAAAAGAGGGTGTGCTGGTAATGATCGATGGCAGGCCTACTCAATTAGGTGGTGCCGATTTAGCTAACCTATTGAGAAATATGCATGCCAGCCAAATGGACCAGGTAGAGATCATGACCAATCCGCCGGCCAGATATGATGCGGCTGGTAATGCAGGTATTATCAATATTAAAACAAAGAAGAATAAGGCGTTTGGTTATAATGGCTCTGCCGCTATCAATTATGTACAAGGAAAATATCCTAAAGTCAATGAAAGTTTTAATTTCAATTATAGAGAAGGGAGGGTTAACATTTTTACCAATCTTAGCCATAGCTATAGAAAGAATTACGAGCGGCTTACTATTCAACGAAATATTTTCAATTCCAATAATGGCGAAGTAGAAAATCACTTTTCACAGCGAGGTGATAAGGTAGCAGAAGGAAATGCCTACAATGCCAAGGTTGGACTGGATTTCTTCGCCAGTAAAAGAACAACGTACGGCTTTGTCTTCAATGGCTACTCCAGTCCATCAAAAAACTTTAGTGTCAATCAAACCGATATTGCTTCTGCGGCTAAGGAATTGCAAAGTATTACAAGGGCTACTGTTAACAATAAAATGCATTGGAATAATGCCAGCTTGAACCTGAACTACCGTACCGTTTTAGATACTACCGGAAAAGAATTAACAGCAGATCTTGATTACATGGCCTATAACGCTCCGTATTTGCAGACAATGACCAATGCCTATTATGATGCCACAGGTGTCCCTTTTGCAAAAGCAGATACTTTGTTGGCTAACCTGCCACAGGAAATAAATGTGTATGGTGGTAGGGTTGATTACCTGCATCCATTAAAGAAGGGCGCTAAATTAGAAGCCGGACTTAAAACCAGTATTGTAAGAACAGACAATAATGCTGGGTTTGATAGTGTTCAGTATGGAAATACGGTTCATGACGATAAGCGAAGTAATCATTTTTTGTATGAAGAAAATATCAATGCGGCGTATTTGAACCTTAGTGGCTCAATTGCTAAAAGGTTAAGTGCTCAATTGGGATTACGTTTGGAGAATACTAACGCTACTGGTCGCCAGTTAACAACGGGAATAACATTCAACAGGCATTACACCCAGTTATTTCCAACAGTGTATTTACAGTATGCCGTAAATAAAAAGAATAATATCGGACTAAACTTTGGCCGTCGCATCCGTCGTCCTAATTATGAAAGCTTAAACCCTTTTATCAAGTTTATTGATCGCTACACGTATAGCCAGGGTAATCCTAACTTAAAGCAGCAGTTTAGTAATAATATTGAGGTAAGTCATACGTACAAATCCTTTCTGACTACTACGTTGAACTATACGCTCACTAAGGATATTTTACAAAGTGTTATTGAACAAAAGGGAAGAGAAGCGTATTCAACACAAGCTAACCTCGCTACCCTTCGTCAATTTGGTTTGGCCATCAGTATAAACAATTCACTTACAAAATGGTGGACTAATAGCCTGTATATTAATGTGTTTAACAACTACTTCAATGGCATTGTATCCAATACCCCCATTACATTTTCTGCCACCCGATTGGCTATAAATGGTTCGCAGCAGTGGAAAGTGTCAAAAGCTTTAACGGCAGAGCTTAGTGGATTTTATCGTTCTGCTGGATTTGATGGCGTTATCCGTATGAAATCAATGGGATCTCTTTCTGCGGGGTTGAGTCAGAATCTATTAAAAGACAAGGGTACCGTTCGCCTTTCAGTTAGAGATATTTTCTTCACACAGAAGGCCAGAGCAATTGTTGATTATGGCAATGTAGATGCAAGGTTTCAAGAAGTTAGGGAGTCGCGTGTAGTTAATCTGGGTTTTACCTACCGGTTTAGCAAAGGAAAAATGGGTAACAATAAAAAACGTAATACAGGCAGTGCCAATGAGGAGCAAAACCGTATTAATGTTCAATAG
- the glsA gene encoding glutaminase A produces MKRLHLTRFLTWIFATLFLLFSSVNTIVRAQAKTQAPKAATTGSLSDADIEAALTEAYNKFKDLKEGKNADYIKELANVDPNIFGIVLITTDGRVFTKGDITSMVSIQSVSKVFTMAKVLEEQGHQAVMDKIGVDATGMRFNSIVAVELQRGKEINPLVNPGAIAASSLIGGADSAAKWKNIMDIHNQFAGRQLSVNWPVYVSEAGDNLRNQAIAHLLKAYNRMYFDPVQATDIYTKQCAINVNAKDLATMAATLANGGVNPVTKKKVVSPETVMYTLPVMATAGLYDDSGIWLYNSGLPAKSGVGGGLLAVCPGKFGIAAVSPPLDAAGNSVKSQKAINYVVEKLKADPYLVQPK; encoded by the coding sequence ATGAAACGCCTTCATTTAACCAGATTTCTTACATGGATATTTGCTACGCTATTCCTGCTTTTCTCCAGTGTTAATACAATTGTCAGAGCTCAGGCAAAAACACAAGCACCCAAAGCAGCGACCACTGGTAGTTTATCGGATGCTGATATTGAAGCGGCCTTAACCGAAGCCTATAATAAGTTCAAAGACCTTAAAGAGGGAAAGAACGCCGATTATATTAAAGAGTTGGCCAATGTAGATCCAAACATTTTTGGTATTGTATTGATCACCACAGATGGAAGGGTGTTCACAAAAGGTGATATTACCTCCATGGTATCCATTCAAAGCGTATCAAAGGTATTTACTATGGCCAAGGTGCTTGAAGAGCAAGGCCACCAGGCTGTAATGGATAAGATAGGAGTAGATGCTACGGGGATGCGTTTCAATTCTATTGTGGCTGTGGAATTGCAAAGGGGAAAAGAAATTAATCCCTTAGTAAACCCTGGTGCAATTGCTGCCAGTAGTTTGATCGGTGGCGCCGATTCGGCAGCCAAATGGAAAAACATCATGGATATCCATAATCAGTTTGCTGGTAGGCAGTTATCTGTGAACTGGCCGGTATATGTAAGTGAGGCTGGTGATAATTTACGTAATCAGGCCATAGCACATTTACTGAAAGCTTACAACCGCATGTATTTTGATCCTGTACAGGCTACTGATATCTATACCAAACAATGTGCAATTAATGTAAATGCAAAAGATCTGGCAACAATGGCCGCTACACTGGCTAATGGTGGTGTCAACCCTGTAACTAAAAAGAAAGTGGTTAGCCCTGAAACAGTAATGTATACGCTACCGGTCATGGCCACAGCTGGATTGTATGATGATTCAGGCATCTGGTTATATAATTCTGGTCTTCCTGCAAAAAGTGGTGTCGGTGGCGGCTTACTGGCTGTTTGCCCAGGCAAGTTTGGAATAGCTGCAGTCTCTCCACCGCTAGATGCTGCGGGAAATAGTGTTAAGTCACAAAAAGCCATCAACTATGTTGTTGAGAAATTGAAGGCAGATCCTTATTTGGTGCAGCCCAAGTAA
- a CDS encoding amidohydrolase family protein, producing MKNNIGLYNLLTVLLVIGGYTGNAQGSNKNTTSTTYDFNDSHFHLTNYIQEGITVQDYLKIMGNRVGRSTLFGIPLQQMWSYQNSGDYAPSYYLQSDAPLYYYSFTDAYIASAYNSLSAADKQRFDPMITGFNPADMYAKAHIKRVLLTFPGVFSGIGEFSIHKEFVSSKVAGEVASLTNPAIDSVLEFAGEVGLAVIFHNDMDMPFAKAGAEPVYLEQMKALLKRHPKTTIIWAHVGLGRIVHPVQQSASEPVNEHNPNQLKIVEDMLTDPALKHVYFDISWDEVAKYVVGSAQALQNTITIINRYPDRFLFGTDVVAPKNPEMYYAVYNMYAPLWKALTPEASEKVRKGNYERIFNEARQKVRSWEKKNRM from the coding sequence ATGAAAAACAACATAGGCCTCTATAACTTACTGACAGTACTACTGGTAATAGGTGGTTACACAGGAAATGCACAGGGAAGTAATAAAAATACCACATCAACTACTTACGATTTTAACGACTCGCATTTTCACCTGACCAACTACATTCAAGAAGGCATCACTGTACAGGACTATCTAAAGATCATGGGCAACCGGGTAGGACGCTCCACGTTATTTGGTATTCCCTTGCAGCAAATGTGGTCTTACCAAAATTCGGGCGACTATGCTCCTTCTTATTACCTGCAAAGCGATGCACCACTGTATTATTACTCGTTTACCGATGCCTATATAGCTAGTGCCTATAATTCTCTTTCTGCAGCGGATAAACAACGTTTTGATCCTATGATCACAGGGTTTAACCCTGCCGATATGTATGCGAAGGCGCATATTAAGAGGGTACTATTAACGTTCCCAGGTGTATTCTCTGGTATTGGAGAATTCAGTATTCATAAAGAGTTCGTTTCTTCTAAAGTGGCTGGTGAAGTAGCTAGTTTAACGAACCCGGCAATTGATAGTGTTCTGGAATTTGCAGGGGAGGTGGGATTGGCTGTTATTTTTCACAATGATATGGATATGCCCTTTGCCAAGGCGGGTGCTGAGCCTGTTTACCTGGAACAGATGAAAGCGTTACTTAAACGGCATCCAAAAACGACGATCATATGGGCTCATGTGGGTTTAGGTAGAATTGTGCACCCTGTGCAGCAATCAGCCTCTGAACCAGTTAATGAGCATAATCCTAATCAGCTAAAGATCGTTGAAGACATGTTAACTGATCCAGCGTTGAAGCATGTGTATTTTGATATTTCATGGGACGAAGTGGCTAAATATGTTGTAGGATCTGCACAGGCATTGCAAAATACCATTACTATTATTAATCGCTATCCCGACCGCTTTTTGTTTGGCACTGATGTGGTGGCACCCAAAAACCCGGAAATGTATTATGCTGTATATAACATGTATGCGCCACTTTGGAAAGCTTTGACACCAGAAGCCAGTGAGAAGGTACGAAAGGGCAACTATGAAAGGATCTTCAATGAAGCAAGACAGAAAGTGCGGAGTTGGGAGAAGAAGAATCGCATGTAA
- a CDS encoding DUF4239 domain-containing protein has protein sequence MKTKRTFPKLAEIKTRNHGIGTFFGSIPPAALFIVMAICYLIIEWGGFWLGYHRFLKGVEEPSSPLETAVTSILGLLAFMLAFTFSLTWSRYANQNGLVIAQAKALLVCYQRTSMLPEKQKTETRRLFYEYINILLQLQTTPALERSLARISELHLLIWEQTASLASEEIDSELRSLFISSVNELNSLALERKTIAFIFRIPDAIWSALLLLAVMGMIAFGYQMGINGLGRMFQMTLLPVAFGLVIALISDLNAVGSQRKFKVTQRPLRDVLELMERDLS, from the coding sequence ATGAAAACAAAGCGAACATTTCCGAAGCTTGCTGAAATTAAAACCCGCAACCACGGCATAGGAACTTTCTTTGGCTCTATACCACCCGCCGCTTTGTTTATAGTAATGGCTATATGTTATCTGATCATAGAGTGGGGTGGATTCTGGTTGGGGTATCACCGTTTTTTAAAAGGAGTCGAAGAGCCTAGCTCACCTTTAGAAACAGCTGTTACTTCTATTTTGGGGCTATTGGCCTTTATGCTTGCATTTACGTTTTCACTTACCTGGTCGCGTTATGCCAATCAAAATGGACTAGTCATAGCGCAAGCCAAAGCACTGTTGGTTTGTTACCAGCGGACAAGCATGTTGCCAGAAAAACAGAAGACAGAAACCCGCAGGCTTTTTTATGAATACATCAATATCCTACTACAGTTGCAAACAACTCCGGCATTAGAAAGATCACTGGCACGTATAAGTGAATTACATCTTTTGATTTGGGAACAAACAGCATCCCTGGCATCGGAGGAAATAGACTCTGAATTGCGTTCCCTTTTTATCAGTTCTGTAAATGAGTTGAACAGTCTTGCCTTAGAAAGAAAAACTATTGCTTTTATATTTCGAATCCCTGATGCTATCTGGAGTGCTTTGCTACTGCTCGCGGTTATGGGCATGATTGCTTTTGGCTACCAGATGGGGATTAATGGTTTGGGCAGAATGTTTCAAATGACTTTACTGCCCGTGGCATTTGGTTTGGTGATCGCTTTAATCTCCGACTTAAATGCTGTTGGGTCACAGCGTAAGTTTAAGGTTACACAGCGGCCCCTGAGGGATGTGTTAGAATTAATGGAAAGAGATCTGTCATAG
- a CDS encoding type II asparaginase — protein sequence MKKLRFYFSFILSGVLLVLNTVAQTPTTTQVAGASKDNTITTKNNALPNVLILATGGTIAGAAKSGAQSAYTSGQVTIDAMVNAIPEVTKIANIKGEQISNVGSQDMSFDIMMKLANRINALKDNTSVDGIVITHGTDTMEETAYFLNLVCKTDKPVVLVGSMRPSTAISADGPLNLYDAIAVAADANAKNRGVLLVMNDWIHSAQTLTKVSTTAVQTFMSPIKGLIGTTAYGTNEFYRYPSQKYGEKSEFSIEGATKLPRVDIIYADADMNPDLIDAAVKLGAKGIVIAGVGNGNMNKVALDACARASKQGVVVVRSTRVATGNVARNVEVNDDQLGLIASYGLNPQKSRILLSVALLKPRKLDELQKIFMEY from the coding sequence ATGAAAAAGCTACGTTTTTATTTCAGTTTCATCTTATCAGGTGTTCTGCTTGTTTTGAACACCGTTGCACAAACACCAACCACTACACAAGTAGCAGGAGCTTCAAAAGACAATACCATAACTACAAAAAATAATGCCTTGCCCAATGTACTGATCCTGGCTACTGGAGGCACCATTGCTGGTGCGGCTAAAAGTGGCGCTCAGTCCGCTTACACTTCTGGCCAGGTAACTATCGATGCTATGGTAAATGCCATACCCGAGGTCACTAAGATCGCTAATATCAAAGGCGAACAGATATCCAATGTGGGTTCACAGGATATGTCCTTCGATATCATGATGAAGCTGGCCAACCGGATCAATGCATTAAAAGACAATACAAGCGTCGATGGTATTGTCATTACACATGGTACCGACACCATGGAGGAAACTGCTTATTTCTTAAACCTGGTTTGTAAAACCGATAAGCCGGTAGTATTGGTAGGTTCTATGCGGCCTTCTACGGCCATCAGCGCAGATGGTCCCTTGAACTTATACGATGCTATTGCCGTAGCTGCAGACGCTAATGCAAAGAACAGGGGAGTATTGCTAGTGATGAACGACTGGATACACTCTGCTCAAACATTAACGAAAGTGAGCACTACAGCCGTACAAACATTTATGTCGCCCATTAAAGGTTTAATAGGTACTACAGCCTACGGTACCAACGAATTCTATCGCTATCCTTCACAGAAATATGGTGAGAAAAGCGAATTCTCTATTGAAGGTGCCACCAAATTGCCAAGAGTTGATATTATTTATGCCGATGCCGATATGAACCCCGATCTGATTGATGCAGCTGTTAAGTTAGGTGCAAAAGGTATTGTTATAGCCGGTGTGGGTAATGGAAACATGAATAAAGTGGCGCTAGATGCTTGTGCACGTGCCAGCAAGCAAGGTGTGGTAGTGGTAAGAAGCACACGTGTGGCAACAGGTAATGTAGCCCGCAATGTAGAAGTAAATGATGACCAACTAGGATTAATTGCCTCCTATGGCCTAAATCCTCAAAAATCACGCATACTGCTTTCCGTGGCACTCTTGAAACCCCGGAAGTTAGATGAGTTGCAAAAAATCTTTATGGAATACTAA
- a CDS encoding aspartate ammonia-lyase — translation MTTQFKVTRQLLALALLGGHLLYAQTRTEKDLLGEKQIPNDAYYGVQTARALENFQVSGVPTKFYPDYVKAYAIVKLAAARANTDIGRMSKEKLAMIEKACQAVMDGKYHDQFLVDLYNGGAGTSANMNANEVLANIALELGGKKKGDYHTIEPHDDLNMGQSTNDVYPTAIHVALLLHNDKVVKEAKDLAAAFHKKGDEFSKLLKMGRTEGQDAVPMTLGQEFHAFGSQIDAAIEALVKSEAYLYEENMGATAIGTGITASPGYAEKCAQHLAKITGKPMTLSKDLIAATSSMQAFVMYSAALKNFAVTLSKISSDLIFLATGPRTGIFEINLPALQPGSSIMPGKVNPVMPELMNQICYKAIGNDMTVAVASRDGLLQLNAYEPVVAVAIMETQGLFYKSLPLFRKQCIEGITANEKVLQTYMERSVGIVTALNPVLGYDKTTELAKEALEKNKGILELIREKKLLTEQQIKDLLDPKKLTSPTGPTTIEKKQNLN, via the coding sequence ATGACCACCCAATTTAAAGTGACCCGACAACTCTTAGCTCTGGCTTTGTTGGGCGGACACTTATTGTATGCACAAACTCGAACTGAAAAAGACTTGCTCGGCGAAAAGCAAATACCTAATGATGCTTACTATGGGGTGCAAACTGCGCGGGCATTAGAGAACTTCCAGGTAAGTGGTGTGCCTACCAAGTTTTACCCGGATTATGTAAAGGCTTATGCCATAGTAAAACTGGCTGCCGCCCGTGCCAATACAGACATTGGCCGTATGAGTAAAGAGAAGCTGGCCATGATTGAAAAAGCTTGCCAGGCTGTTATGGATGGTAAATACCACGATCAGTTTTTGGTAGACCTCTATAATGGCGGAGCAGGAACTTCTGCCAACATGAATGCCAATGAAGTATTAGCTAATATAGCCTTGGAACTTGGCGGAAAAAAGAAAGGAGACTATCACACCATTGAGCCACATGATGATTTGAATATGGGCCAGTCTACTAATGATGTGTATCCCACAGCCATACATGTAGCCTTATTACTTCACAACGATAAAGTGGTAAAAGAAGCAAAAGACCTGGCTGCTGCTTTTCATAAAAAAGGCGACGAGTTCAGTAAACTATTGAAAATGGGACGTACCGAAGGTCAGGATGCGGTGCCTATGACCTTAGGACAGGAGTTCCATGCGTTTGGTAGCCAGATCGACGCAGCCATTGAAGCGCTGGTGAAATCAGAAGCGTACTTGTATGAAGAGAATATGGGCGCAACGGCAATTGGTACGGGTATTACCGCTTCACCCGGATATGCAGAGAAGTGTGCACAACACCTGGCAAAGATCACAGGTAAGCCTATGACGTTGAGTAAAGATCTGATTGCTGCTACATCCAGCATGCAGGCATTTGTCATGTATTCAGCAGCACTCAAAAACTTTGCAGTAACGCTATCTAAAATATCAAGCGACCTGATCTTTTTAGCTACAGGCCCACGCACAGGCATATTCGAAATTAATCTACCTGCCCTCCAGCCTGGTTCATCTATCATGCCGGGTAAAGTAAACCCGGTGATGCCCGAGTTAATGAACCAGATTTGCTACAAGGCAATAGGTAACGATATGACTGTTGCCGTGGCTTCACGAGATGGCCTTCTTCAATTGAATGCCTACGAGCCAGTTGTAGCTGTTGCAATTATGGAAACACAAGGCCTGTTTTATAAATCACTACCCTTATTCCGTAAACAATGTATTGAAGGCATTACGGCCAATGAGAAAGTGCTGCAAACCTACATGGAACGCAGTGTAGGTATAGTTACAGCATTAAACCCCGTACTGGGTTATGATAAAACAACCGAGCTGGCAAAAGAAGCCTTAGAGAAAAATAAAGGCATCCTGGAATTAATACGTGAGAAAAAGCTGCTGACAGAACAGCAAATTAAAGACCTCTTAGACCCCAAGAAACTGACATCTCCAACAGGTCCCACTACTATAGAAAAGAAACAAAACCTTAATTAA
- a CDS encoding DUF4239 domain-containing protein, whose product MAFNSTLYSLWLYLLPLLAVLFPIWLGIRYGRSAKKIATEIPSEPVGTAVAATLGLLGFMLAFTFEIVSNRFEKRRELLLNEVSDIRSTYLYAGLIPEQFRSNVRKQLSEYVDIRVELAHDPGKLNNVQYRSQQILDSLWSVAEALAVQDRSSEAYSLFTGSANNLARLYNERVTVALQYHMPPVVLYLLAFIAFFSMITFGYQFGITGRVNFPIIFMLAMSFAAVMWLVFALDQPEAGIIKVNQAPLYTLQEQLHRALIKQ is encoded by the coding sequence ATGGCTTTTAATAGCACTTTGTATTCGTTGTGGCTGTATTTATTGCCTTTGTTAGCTGTTCTCTTTCCCATTTGGCTAGGGATACGCTATGGTCGCTCCGCTAAAAAAATAGCTACGGAGATTCCCAGCGAACCCGTTGGTACTGCTGTAGCTGCTACGTTAGGATTGTTGGGCTTTATGTTAGCGTTTACCTTCGAAATTGTAAGCAATCGATTTGAGAAGCGGCGGGAGTTATTGTTGAATGAAGTTTCAGATATAAGATCTACCTATTTATATGCAGGGCTTATTCCTGAGCAGTTTCGCTCTAATGTGAGAAAGCAATTGTCTGAATATGTAGATATACGGGTAGAGTTGGCACACGACCCAGGCAAGCTCAACAATGTGCAATACCGCTCGCAACAAATACTGGATTCATTATGGAGTGTTGCTGAAGCACTGGCTGTACAAGACCGGAGCTCAGAAGCGTACTCTTTATTTACTGGGTCGGCTAATAATTTGGCTCGTTTATACAACGAGCGGGTTACTGTAGCGCTGCAATACCATATGCCACCGGTTGTTTTGTACCTGCTGGCATTTATTGCGTTCTTTTCTATGATAACCTTCGGCTATCAATTTGGTATTACAGGAAGGGTGAACTTTCCAATTATATTCATGTTGGCAATGAGTTTCGCAGCTGTTATGTGGCTGGTTTTTGCGCTTGACCAACCGGAGGCTGGAATAATAAAAGTAAATCAGGCTCCTCTATATACACTTCAAGAGCAGTTGCATCGGGCTTTGATTAAACAATAA